The DNA segment AGCAACCTATCGTGTTAGCCGTCAATCTATCTGACAAACAACAAGCAAAAGTCAGACCGGACGTTGGCGCAATGAGCTTATTGATGATGAGTGTTGGCGAGCAATTCATGACTCACTTGACTGAGATCTATCAAGAGAACGACATTGCAGGCCCCGACATTGAGCTTCGCACAGCCGATCGCATGGACTATCTGAATAAACTTGGGATGGCCTACATTGATGAAGACATCAGCCGAGCTTGTGTTCAAAAGTTATCGGAACCCGCACTGGCAAACTAGTGACGTTTAAAAACGCCTCTAAGTAGAATAAAAATGGCTCCTAAATAGGAGCCATTTTTTATGTGCGAAGTTATTTACATGCTAGTTAATCAATAGACCAGTTAATTTCTGGACCAGTTAATCTATGGACACAGACGACCTTGCTGTGCAGGTTGCGTCATTTCGATGTCACCTTGTAGCGAGCGATAAACAACGGTATTCCACACTTCACCATTATCCATTTCAAACTCAATAGCGTAGTTCAAACCCGCGACAACCTGAGTTCGAACACTCAAGATCTGTTTGAGCTTGGCAGAGGTGTTCATTTGGCCAAGAACGACGTCTAACGCTTGCTTAGCTTGTGGTGTGATATCACTTTGCGACCAACCACCCGTCAGATTTTTAGTGCTACAAATCGGATTCGCATTCTCTTGTGATTGAACTGGAACCTCAGATTTCTGACTGCATCCGGCTAACACAGCGACACTAAACAAGGTTGCTACTCCAAGTAATGATGTTAATCGTACTTTCTTCATAAATTCTCTCTACCTCTGTCATTCACGAGGCGTTACCCGCAATGATGTTTCATATGCAGACAAGCTTAAACCTCGAATGTCATCACTTC comes from the Vibrio splendidus genome and includes:
- a CDS encoding cystatin family protein, translating into MKKVRLTSLLGVATLFSVAVLAGCSQKSEVPVQSQENANPICSTKNLTGGWSQSDITPQAKQALDVVLGQMNTSAKLKQILSVRTQVVAGLNYAIEFEMDNGEVWNTVVYRSLQGDIEMTQPAQQGRLCP